The nucleotide sequence CTAAAGCTGTTGGTTTAATGGTGGTGATCATGTTGATATGTTAAATTCTAAGCCCCGTGCTTTAGAGCACACCAAGAATTGGTTTTTCTAAATTAAGCTAAATCAGCAAATTTAGACTTTGCATGCTCATGAGAGTAGGGAAGCTGTCAATTTATTGGTTTGGATGAAAGTGTTTTGTTCGTTTTTTCTAAATCAAACGAAGTTTTGACTAAAATTTTATAAGGGATTTTATGGGTTCATTTATTATTTGTCTTTCCCAGATTCAGCTGGTGCATGTAATAAATTTGGAAAAAGTAGATTTTTAATTATGATATTGAGGGTTTAAATTATTATTGTTTCCCCTCTCCTCCTCTTGTCTCTCTTTCCTCTATCTATGTATATTCAATGTATTACTGTGCAACagaaattttttatatattttgttcgTGTAAATTGCAAGCTCCTTCTGTCTTTGTGATCTCCTGATTTTAGTCGGTCTTATTGCAGGAAAAGCCCAGAGCAGAAGACGTTCAACATGGTCATAATATACAGTCCCATCCGCGGAGGGCATTAGATGAGAAAGTAAAGGAGGTTAAAGATCAGCTGATTAGGGCCAAagcatttttgaattttgtacCACTGGGTAGTAACTCAAATTTTGTGAAAGAGATAAAGCTACGAATTAAGGACTTGGAACGAGCTGTTGGTGAAGTTACTAAAGATTCTGATTTGTCAAGGAGGTAAGATAATATGTTAATTGCTTCGCAGTATCATAAAATCTTCTTGGCTTGAATAATGGcttcttttggttttgttttgtacCTTTTTTATATGTGAGTACGTTCTGAAAAAAGATCTGAAAAAAGGTTAAATGGAATTGGCGAATAGATTGATGCTAAAGTTAAGTTACACAAGACTGACATTTACTTGATATTAATTCATGAATACTGGAGAAAAAATTGTTTAGTCTTGTAACCAAGTGTTTAATGTCAACAAGTGGAtaatattttttggttattcGCTCAGTCTTCTAACTAAATGCTTACTGTCAGCAAGTGAATTCTTTTCTTGATTATTCACTCAGTGCACAGTTATTAAGCTGTGAATGGATGTTTGGAAATAGAAGTATGCCGGGAAAGTGACAATCAAGCTAACTTTGTAAAGTAAAAGTGGTCCGGTGGTGCTTTTTAAATGTAAAAGACTTGATAAGGTATTGAAGAGAGTAACGGAGATCTTTTACTTTAGGAAAGTAAAAATCTTGGTATAACCTAAAATAGGAAAGGGTAATATTTAGCTTGGGAATGAGGGTAGTTAGTATGATGTTTATATGATCTAAGAACAGTTATCTTTCTAGGGCAATACAGAAGATGAAAGCCATGGATTCAACCCTATTGAAAGCCAGTAAACTGTTTCCTGAATGCTCAGCAATGGTGAAGAAACTTCGTGCGATGACATATAATGCTGAGGAACAGCTTCGATCGCAAAAGAATCAAGCTTCCTTCCTTGTAAATCTTGCTGGAAGAACTACCCCGAAAGGCCTTCATTGCCTTTCCATGCGGTTGACCACTGATTATTTTGCCCTACGGTCTGAGGAGCAGGAATTGCCTGACCAACATAAATTTCAGGATCCAGATCTCTATCACTTTGCTGTTTTCTCTGACAATGTTTTGGCATGTTCTGCGGTCGTCAACTCAACTGTATCAACTGCTAGGGTGAGCTGCTCCGTAGTTTTCTTATTCTTgccttgcatttttcttttttaaatctaTTGCTCCCtccatcccaatttatgtggcgGTGTTTGActcggcacagagtttaagaaagcaaaaaagacttttgaaacttgtggtcaaAACAAACCATTGATATTTGTGTGGCTGTAAATCAATTCAGTAAGGGTAAGTAGGATTCTAAAGTTAATTTTCTTCTAAATAAGGAAATGTGACATTCTTTTTGGGAcgactaaaaaggaaagagtaccacataaattgggacggaggaAGTATTATTTTTCATCCACATTCCGCCGttacttttatttgttttttcattGAACTTAATCTGCAGTGACTTTTTGATGAACGTAGCTTGATGTTGGTATTTGTTGATTATATCATCTTGCAAGATGGTCTTTAGAGGAAAATTTTCATTTAGTGTCTGGGCTTACTAGTAAGAAGCTTTGGCTTCAGATCAGACGAATCCACTATTCATTTATGACAACACAAATAGCAATCATATATGGAAGGGCTTAACTTTAATGGTTTTATATTAGTAACTGTTAAGAGTATTTATTAATCACTATATATTTTGAAGACAAAAATTACATAATCATGGTTGTGCATGAATTTATGGTAAATGTTTATGTACGTGGCAGGCTCCAGAGAAGATTGTGTTTCATATAGTGACGGATTCTCTTAACCTACCAGCCATGACAATGTGGTTCTTGTCGAATCCTCCTGGCAAAGCAACAATTCAGATCCAAAGCATAGACAAGTTTGATTGGttatcaaacaagtatattctgCAGAAGCAAGAGTCTCTTGATCCAAGATACACTTCCCCGCTGAACCACCTGCGTTTTTATCTGCCTGATATATTTCCATCTCTCAACAAGATAGTGCTCCTTGACCATGACGTGGTTGTGAAAAGGGATCTAGCCGGACTTTGGCGCATCAACATGAAGGGTAAAGTGAATGGTGCAGTGGAGACTTGTCTGGAAGGCGAGCCTTCATTCCGCCGAATGGATATCTTCATCAATTTCACCGACCCCCTGGTGGCAAAGAGGTTTGATGTGAAATCATGCACATGGGCATTCGGGATGAATATATTTGATCTGCAGGAATGGAGGAAACGAAACCTAACTGCG is from Nicotiana tabacum cultivar K326 chromosome 18, ASM71507v2, whole genome shotgun sequence and encodes:
- the LOC107823417 gene encoding putative galacturonosyltransferase 6; the encoded protein is MRLFRKCTRIFIILCLFAVSVTTTILLLSSHRLRHLGSDGSKEFVGDLSIIKQRLEVQALNAVQQEEGQSIKEPILDVYRDGDRSSAVSLDSIDKNDSVGEPKNASLSGNDVTTHAPKKESQPSLPEQKLVTAREKEKPRAEDVQHGHNIQSHPRRALDEKVKEVKDQLIRAKAFLNFVPLGSNSNFVKEIKLRIKDLERAVGEVTKDSDLSRRAIQKMKAMDSTLLKASKLFPECSAMVKKLRAMTYNAEEQLRSQKNQASFLVNLAGRTTPKGLHCLSMRLTTDYFALRSEEQELPDQHKFQDPDLYHFAVFSDNVLACSAVVNSTVSTARAPEKIVFHIVTDSLNLPAMTMWFLSNPPGKATIQIQSIDKFDWLSNKYILQKQESLDPRYTSPLNHLRFYLPDIFPSLNKIVLLDHDVVVKRDLAGLWRINMKGKVNGAVETCLEGEPSFRRMDIFINFTDPLVAKRFDVKSCTWAFGMNIFDLQEWRKRNLTALYHKYLDLGSDRPLMKAGTLPIGWMTFYKHTRAIDRRWHVLGLGYESGVRLNEIEQAAVIHYDGVMKPWLEIGLQKFKPYWKKHVWYEHPYLQQCNIHD